A region from the Variovorax sp. RKNM96 genome encodes:
- a CDS encoding serine/threonine-protein kinase produces MTDNAPPPEDDRTRVVSRPAPQQPATGGDTSATVITAGTTSLSNVPVTSPASGTHEAGLLPVGARLAEFEITRVIGQGGFGVVYEAWDHALERVVAIKEYLPTSLSTRQQDGTVVPLSERHRETFDLGMRSFINEARLLAQFDHPSLLKVYRFWQERGTTYMVMPFYRGDTLREALVAIPAGVDEAWLIRIMDGVTQALGVMHNANCYHRDIAPDNIILLEGSGRPVVLDFGAARRVITDKTQAITVILKPGYAPIEQYAEMPDMSQGAWTDVYALAAVMHVAVCGRAPPPSVARLLSDSYVPLAGNDILRQRYSLRLLQAIDAGLGVRPEQRPQSMADLRAALDLEVGHSIAPTPRTQPPSGARTGGNNTGSNANAATVIAGKKAPPPAPPPGAASSTGGGKGKTVAALASVAVVAAVAGGGWWWYQGRAGGAGKTDVTTTAPPPPIDTKVAQTPTPPPPPPPPPPPAAPRTPLESLQSLAAGAAPGFEVTATAKKPEVNIGKDKLAFEVRSKRDGFVYVFLLSSGGEMFLLFPNLLDKYNKITANSALSLPRASWPMDAGGPAGTNQFAVLVSEHERDFSASGVQNDGVFPQFPLPVLSALEATRGTGPSPLLGKPTCAPGAPCNDVYGVANFKIVEK; encoded by the coding sequence ATGACCGACAACGCCCCCCCGCCGGAAGACGACCGCACCCGTGTCGTCTCCAGACCCGCACCGCAACAGCCAGCCACAGGCGGCGACACAAGCGCAACCGTCATCACAGCCGGCACCACAAGCCTGTCGAACGTCCCCGTCACCAGCCCCGCATCGGGAACCCACGAAGCCGGCCTCCTCCCCGTAGGCGCCCGCCTCGCAGAATTCGAAATCACCAGAGTCATAGGCCAGGGCGGCTTCGGCGTCGTCTACGAGGCCTGGGACCACGCCCTCGAACGCGTAGTCGCCATCAAGGAGTACCTGCCGACGTCGCTCTCGACAAGACAGCAGGACGGCACCGTAGTCCCCCTCTCCGAGAGACACCGCGAAACCTTCGACCTCGGCATGCGCAGCTTCATCAACGAAGCCCGCCTCCTCGCCCAGTTCGACCACCCCTCGCTGCTGAAGGTCTACAGGTTCTGGCAGGAGCGCGGCACCACCTACATGGTGATGCCCTTCTACCGGGGCGACACGCTGAGGGAAGCTCTGGTCGCGATCCCCGCAGGCGTCGACGAGGCCTGGCTCATCCGCATCATGGACGGCGTGACCCAGGCGCTCGGCGTGATGCACAACGCCAACTGCTACCACCGCGACATCGCGCCCGACAACATCATCCTGCTCGAAGGCTCCGGCCGCCCGGTGGTGCTCGACTTCGGCGCCGCGCGCCGCGTGATCACCGACAAGACCCAGGCGATCACCGTCATCCTCAAGCCCGGCTATGCGCCCATCGAGCAGTACGCCGAGATGCCCGACATGTCCCAAGGCGCGTGGACCGACGTCTACGCGCTCGCGGCCGTGATGCATGTGGCCGTATGCGGCCGCGCGCCGCCGCCGTCGGTGGCGCGGCTTTTGTCCGACAGCTATGTGCCGCTCGCGGGCAACGACATCCTGCGCCAGCGCTACAGCCTCCGGCTGCTACAGGCGATCGATGCGGGCCTGGGCGTGCGGCCCGAGCAGCGGCCGCAGTCGATGGCCGACCTGCGCGCGGCGCTCGACCTGGAAGTCGGCCACAGCATCGCGCCGACGCCGCGCACGCAGCCGCCTTCGGGCGCCCGCACGGGTGGCAACAACACCGGTTCCAACGCAAACGCCGCGACGGTGATCGCCGGCAAGAAAGCGCCGCCACCAGCGCCCCCGCCGGGAGCTGCAAGCAGCACCGGCGGTGGCAAAGGCAAGACCGTCGCGGCACTGGCTTCCGTCGCAGTCGTGGCCGCCGTCGCCGGCGGCGGCTGGTGGTGGTACCAGGGCCGCGCCGGTGGTGCGGGCAAGACGGACGTCACCACCACCGCACCGCCGCCACCGATCGACACCAAGGTCGCGCAGACACCGACCCCGCCGCCGCCACCCCCACCGCCGCCCCCTCCGGCAGCACCGCGCACGCCGCTCGAATCGCTGCAGTCGCTCGCAGCCGGCGCCGCGCCCGGCTTCGAGGTCACGGCCACCGCGAAGAAGCCCGAGGTCAACATCGGCAAGGACAAGCTCGCCTTCGAGGTCCGCAGCAAGCGCGACGGCTTCGTCTATGTGTTCCTGCTGTCCAGTGGGGGCGAGATGTTCCTGCTGTTCCCGAACCTGCTGGACAAGTACAACAAGATCACCGCCAACAGCGCGCTCTCGCTGCCGCGCGCCTCGTGGCCGATGGACGCGGGCGGACCCGCCGGCACCAACCAGTTCGCCGTGCTCGTCAGCGAACACGAGCGCGACTTCAGTGCTTCCGGCGTGCAGAACGACGGCGTGTTTCCGCAGTTCCCGCTGCCGGTGCTCTCGGCGCTCGAAGCCACGCGCGGCACCGGTCCGTCTCCGCTGCTGGGCAAGCCGACCTGCGCGCCCGGCGCCCCGTGCAACGACGTCTATGGCGTCGCGAATTTCAAAATCGTCGAGAAGTAA